The Daphnia pulicaria isolate SC F1-1A chromosome 12, SC_F0-13Bv2, whole genome shotgun sequence genome segment CACAACCTGACTCGTTTTCCGACAAGTTCAGACCGACGCCGCCACGCTCCAAATTTCCGCACCTGAAATGTTGACGGGGGGATGAAAAAGAGAGCGACAACCCGCACAGACAACATTTGAGGTTAAATTCCTGGTGCCGAAAGTCGCcagtgtttttaaatttaattagcaAGTGTACCTTATTTTTAGCCGCTTCGGCTGCTGCCGACGGACAGCTGTGCGTACTGCACTTGCGTTCGTGATCGACGTCGCTCCTGTCCTGACTGACGCTCCTGTCGCGCTAGTCCAAACTCCTGCGCAATCGTCGCGGGATGAGCGGCGACTGTTCgaaatttaagagaataaaattaaataaaaaatgccgCCGAATGAAGAAAtcggtgaaaaaaaaggagggaaacgAGAGACTCACTTCACGCGGACTGGATCCGTCGTGGCTCAATTTTCGACCCTTGCGGCTGCGACCTTTGGCCGTGAGGCCGGCGGTCGAGTTTGCGCCTCTCCAGGTATTCGGGAGCCGAGTGCTGGTGCCTCTTGACGTGGTGGTGGGCGGCCGATGAGGATCCGCTGCCAGAAGAGGTGGTGCTGTAAGCGTAGTCTCCTCGGTCGTAGCCGTGACCGCCGCCTCAACTGTTGCTAGCCGGCCTCTCCTGGTTGCAGCGCTGGTCCTGACCCAACTGCAGGACCAATTGGCGGGCGTGGTGTGGAATGACGGCGTCGTAGTTCTCCAGGATGACACGCTTCAATTGCAGCGCCCATTCCCTTTTCTGTTCCAGATTCCTTGCCTGTTTCGAGTTTTcccaaaccaaaacaaacaacaatgtCAATGACAAATGGTAAATTGACTGGACCGTACAAGGCCTTTTTTGCGTTGGTTGCTACTACGCTATATTTGCATATTTCCTTGGGTGGTCGTTaataaccaaacaaacaacaaataaaacccagagagaaagagaaagaaaagaaccgaGATTGGACTAAATTGCACCGAATTTTtgcgtttctttttgtttttgtttttttcatttttgttggctatatatttcattttcattctcaTTAACATACCTCGAGGGTGTACTGCTGGCGCGGGTTGTCAAACGGGATGACGTGAAAACTAAGCGGCTCGCCGGGAACACTCTCAATCAGGATGAGATTGGAACACTGCAAAGGAGATAAACGGGTATGATAATCATGTCGAGTCTGGCCAAAAAATTCGGGACCACAGCTGCCCGGCTAGCTGGCACTGGCACTGGGCACTGGCATCCGAATGTACAAAATACATACCATGATGTGAACTTTGTAGCCCAAAGTGCCGTTCTCCTTTCGCTTGACGATGAGCAACATGCGATCCAGCAAGAAAACGTGGCGTGGCGCCTTGGCTCCGTACATGCGGAACGAGCCCTCGGCCACCAGTTCGCCGTAGGTCCAAAAGACTCTGCACCTCCTGGACTCTGACGGCGTGTTCGTGCTTTCGCTTCATGTCGTTGATGTGGTGAGCGATGCCCGTCATGGCCGACAGGGCCACGATGATGTCCGTGTAGCCGGGCGTCTGCGATCGGTCGCAGTGCTTGACGATGTTTTGCAGCAACAGGTGGTACTTGAGGATGCGCTGGACCGGTTTGAGCAGGTAGGAGCCGAGCGGCAGCGTGTGCTGCAATTGCGTCTGCCTCTCGTGACACGCCCGGCTGGCCGCCTCGTTCCTCATCAAATCTGTCAGCACCGACACTTTCCTAAtttgaatcaaaaattaaacaagaaaatgaaaaattcagtccGTCGTGTCAAGAAggaggatggatggatggatggatggatggatggatggatggatggatggattaacggatggatggatggatgattTGTTATCATGTGCGGTGGGTGGCTGAGAACTGGGCAGGTATAGAGAGAAGAGATGCCAGGCTGGATTGCATTAGTTATGGTTATGGTGGCTAGTTTCCATCCAGCTCACGACGGACAATGAAgaggaaaggaaaaggaaataaagacAATGTGAGAGCCCACCTGGGGTAGTTGGTGCAGTAGTCGGTGTAGATGGTGAAGCCGGAATTGTTGCGGACGAAGCAGCGTGCCACCTCAACGGGATCGAGCCCGTACGACTGCAGTTGCGTCAGGAATTGGCTGTTGAAACGGTAAATGTCGTCCACGTTGCCGAAAAGGGCGACCGCCTGTTCGGGACTCAGCGGCGCTCGCTCCCCTTCGTCCCgccaaaaatacaaataacccTGGGAAACGAGAAAGGAACACAAGAACAGTCAGACAAGTcgtcaacaaaataaaagaaaaagaaaagaaaagaaacagagaTGGAAATGATGAGCCGCCCCGAGTCGAGTCATCAATCTCGCATCTCCCTTGTAAAGTAGCTACCCATTTGTTTCTCCATTATTTAGACCCTCTGGTCataattctctttttctccttgtCGCGCCCCATCACATCGTTTCGACAATAGAgggtggggggtgggggggggggagaatttTCCCAGGACAAGAAACAACACaagaagtaaaagaagaagtagtACGTGATTCATTATTATTGGGACGTGTCGagaaattcccccccccccccaaaaaaaaaacgagacgtGAGCGATTTACGACATGTTACGCGTCTTGTACTTTCCGTTCGTTCACCAACCggcagacgagagagagaaaatggctgGCGCACAAACACGGCAGAGTCTCTCACCTGAATCATCGACTCACTTCTCGCTCGCCACCGGCAAGGGTTGGGCCCTTTCCTTCATTACAACACAACTTCAACTTTACACCCTTACAACAACTACTACAAAAGAGGTATAACACAAAAGTCATCTCTCTCtgcattttctctctcaacttaaccccccccccccccgcaccCCTGGAAAacctttcaaacaaaaatttagaaaaaaactgaaattcttttttcgtgaGTCGTTTGTTTTGTCGATGGAATGGGCTGGCATGGGTGTTGGAGGGCGAACGAGTCCAACGAACCTCGAGACCTCATTCCTGCGGGAAAGAGGAATCGTCGGGTTGGGTGTTGATATGAGAACGAACGGGAGACGGCGAGGGAGAGAGTGGAGAAAGGAGGAAAGACGGATAGAAAAAGAGACGATGAATAAATGATCAATGCCTCCTCTCTATGCCCCGTTCTTTTGAGCTTTTCttcagaagagaagaagaagaagaagaaaaaagttaagtGAAGTAGTAGTAGCTGGAAAGAGGCAGCagtggcgacgacgacgaccatacAACAGCCAGATGTATGGGGACGGACGGGGTTGAGTCAAGACAATCTTTTATTTGTCCCTGGCGAGTCCTGTGAGTCCTGCAGCTTGGCTTTATCCTCTGCGTGGCATTTCTCGTCATgaataataatgatgatgGAATAGATCTCTACCTCAATGTCTGACCCGTACCTAAGTAAGTCTAACTCTCTTCTCTATAAGGACATACGTGTGTGCTGCTCACACAAAAGACGAGATACATCACCAAATACGGGGCCACAGCCTAGCACAAGAATAAAAGAGGTCTAaggtcttctttcttcttttctcaaaaggtattttctctcttctgcCATCGActatatcaactttttttttcttctttttttctttatttattattatttccttttcatgTTCAAAGTCGTCAGCCGGGTAGAAAATGAGGCAGGAGTAATAAATGAAGAATCTGACCAAAGAGAAAGccccaaaaaataagagaagaaaaaagatgaaactcTACGGCTGGAGGaggaacgaagaagaaaaaaagtggtaGCCGtacattttataatttttccccttttttttaatttttttttaaaagcttgGAGCCAAATGGCTTCATCAACGAGACTGGAGGCCCACCATAGCATCTCAAACTACCACGGCTGGAGAAcctcaactttttcttcttcatttctcctttttgtttttgtttctcgcTCAAGCCCCCAGGGCTCATATTCCACTCGACCATGTTTGAAAAATGGACGCTCTCTCTTGCTTCTTTCCTCGCTTAGCGCTCATATTTCATCTAAATGTTTGTATATGCGTGCGCTCATGTGAGTGCCATGCAAAGTCACGTTCGTCACTTCCGGCCGGATGGCCGTATCGTCCAAACCCCCTACCCAGTACCCAGCCACCCTTTcgcataattattattattttgacgaTGATTACAATTGTTGTTGTACATggtgtgaaaaacaaaaaggagaaacaaaaaagtttcttttgttctttgacGCGGCTGAAGCGACGAAAAAGGAtgggagaaataaaacaaaagtgcGCAATACCTCGACGACCTGCTGCAAGTCGCGGACGTAGACGGTTTCGGACTCGACCACCTCCATGACGACGCGGTCCCTGTACGAGAGATTGTCGCTGCCTCTGTCGTCCTCCTCGTCCGCgtcttcttccttctcctcTTCGCCCGAATGTTTCTGCTCCGATGCCTCCGAGCTGGGCGGGCCGGGACTGCTCACGCCGCTGTCTCCAGAGTCGCCCGAGTGCCTCAGATGATGGAGATCGCTGTTGACGGTGGCGCTGCTTCGCGGTCGGCGGCTGGGCGAACCTGAACCGGCCGCAGCCGCTGATGCGCCCGACGGAGTTGCAGCAGCGGCCCCCGTGACGCTACCGCCGCAAGTTGCAGCAACGGCGTCCAGACTCTCGTCTAAATTGAAATGGCCGGCTTCaaatggcaaaagaaaaaggaaataataaggAAACAGTCCATCGTGCGCTCTCTCGACCTCATCACGACTCGGGACGACAGCCAACTACCTCGTTCTGGCTCCCATCAAAAAGAACAAccaccgtctctctctctctctctgccagaCTGTAGCAGTTCCTCCCATTACGCAACACCAGAGACGCTCTCGGATTCGGTCGTCATTTTTCCTTAGCTTCCTTTTATCTCCTTTCCCTCTTGATAATATCAAAAACTCTCAAAGACAATTAGCTGTTAATCGCTGTAACGGCGGCGACGCtgacggcacacacacacacacaggtagTAAGGAGGGGAAAAAGGCCGACagaaccgaaaaaaagaaagaaaagaagaagaagacgggaaTGAACGGCGCTTGCTCACGCTTGAATGTGGCCGAACGGTGAAGGTGAAGAAAAACGTCCTTGAtggtttgatgatgatgatggatagTAATGAGAcgtggcattttatttttctttcccccccttctattcgaaaaaaaaaaggtaatcaaAAGCCCTTTTGTTCAGAAATGAAATGCCAAGTCGCACCACCACCAGTCCACCACCACCGACGCCACCTTGCGAGGTGGGTGCGGGTGGCGACGCTGGCCGAGTGGGAGGACGTCGTGGGAGAATTGGTCCGACGTTGATGAGACATGCCTATTTAGATATGTTTAAGAGATACGGCCAACAAGACGCAaacgaaattcttttttcttatttttttcaaggaaaaaagaaacacgtccgagcttttatttttcacgcggtcaacggacggacgggaaagagaaaaaaaaaaaaaaattcatccggCCGGAACCAAATAGTAACACAAACAGACTCTTGGCCCGACACTGCCGGCCAAATCAGCTCGGCCGCATCGAACCTCGGAacccatttattttctttttccaatatgaataataataattcaagatCAGCCTCTGTCACTTTCGTCTAATTTAGCGCTAGTTGTTGCCCTATCAACCTGTTATTGATTTCGAAAACGGATCTGCAGACCAACGTCGCCTCAACCTGCTCGAGGTGAGACAAATCTGAAAGACGCTGGAGGGAATTAATCACGCTTAATTACGAGCcgttaaaataataaagaaaaaacacccAACCGGAACGAAACGGAACGGAAAAAGGGGTCCCCCcggatttttgtaaaaaaattactccAAACTTTTCGCCACACTCATTGTACAATGTACAATGAGTGTGAATTTATATTTGTACAATGTACAtatataaatttaataaaaaaagagaaaaaaaaaacacacctcAACTTGGGCTATTCACGTTGTTACATGTCATTTCTCTTGTGTTGTTTGTAGtcccgacacacacacgaccgTTATACATACACATCAATATAGATATTGTGTGTAATATAATCATTTCTGCTGGGCATTCgggttattctttcttttcttaaggtggagtggttggtggtggtggggggagagaatcgaaataaaagaagaagaaaaaaaaaacggaaaggaACGGTTCACGATTCTTACGGAACGTGATTCTGACGTGAATTCTAAAAACGCGCACAGCGAAACAGtatggttattattattatgatttcctctttcttcttcttcttcttcttcttctttcgcttCTTTAGACCATttcccctcccctccccccctttgttacttttatttttattttttggggcctTTGGAAATATGGCTGGCGGCTCAAATCTCGACTCTCCCCAGGCCCGACAGATTGGTCGGGTCTCATGACGTCATCGTTCGTTCTGCATGTAATCAGCACACAACCGgctgcatttttttctctcttcttcttctgcctcGACTGCTTACATACAACAGTAATATatattaaatatatatatatatactctaAAGTATATATTCTCTTTATCgctctttattcatttttatcgattttttcctcgcttttcttctttcagttcaaacgattattatttacccTCCTCCAgattcgttttctctttttttcttcttcttatcctTCTCTCATCTCATATTCTAATATTCTCATAGAAAATGTAATGTAAAAAACGCACTCGACTGTGTTGTGTGCCCATCTGAAAATGGAACAAATGCACACACATTCACAACAAcacaagataaataaataaatctataaaattccctcctcttttctctctctccccttctcTCTAACGGGATTCACAACCCAAATGGAGTCTATATACAACGCGTAGTTTGTTCATCGTAATAATATAGATGAGTCCTCCCCTCCATCTTTTCCATCGCTGCAATGGAAACAGACAACAGTATATATACACAGTATGTGTAAACGATACAAGTGAAATAATAGAGTCGGCAGCAGTAGTCTGAGCTGGAGTCGATGGAGACTCCACCCCTTTCAACGGCTCGAACAGCTTCGACGaaagccaaaaataaaaacgacaagGTGGAAATGGATGTTGAATGGGGTTTTCAATTGCGCATCTCCGCCGTGCCGAATTTCATACCGACCCAAaggcacagcacacacacaacttgcCGCTCTCGGATAATCAAAAGTCGACAAGAAAACAGaatcaacacatttttcttttttgttcttctgaaAAAGGGAGCCGGGAAGTTAACTCTAATTAAGGAGAATCGGTGACGGTTTAATAGCCCCGAAAGAGTCTGATGAACCTTTTCCCACTTCAACACGTCGTTTTCCTttattgtaaagaaaaaagaaaaaagaggaaacccTTTCGTTCCATTCTTTCAGTGTGTTGTGCCTAGTTTTTAATTGCTCCCATGCAGCCCCGCCGACACTCCTAAGGTGCCCCCCCACCATCCGCACGACCTCGATGGCGGTGGTTGGGTgttcagaaaaaagaagaagaagaaaccccgGCTAAACAATCCGTTCCAGCTCAACATATttatagtctctctctctctttcatcccttttgtgtctgtgtgttaaAGAGCAATCAACACTGGTCCCAACTcccaacccccccaaaaaaaagttaattataCACACAAGACACATTTCATATCGTTAGACTGTCAGCGagttgggctttttttttctctttttctcttttcggtTCAGAATTTCCGGTggcgtcttttttttcaattcgattCAATatcaagaaagagaagaaaaaccaaaattttaaaaaatttccctcccaaaagaaaaaaaaagccaaaattcaaattttaaaaagagttTCGTTATTATTCCCGACGCAATAGAATCTGCataatgtatgtatgtgtgtgtgtatgtgtacgGGGAAAAGATAACGAACCGTTTTCCcgtgctctctctctcacatcaGACCATAGAGTTTCACAATGTCAATGCATCGAAATCTGCTCATGAATAGACATCCACCACTCCCGACTAaactcctctctctctttcccgtctggaagaagaaaaacacaaccGGCATCCACAAAACAAGAACTGACGTCTATAGTTCTAATTGTTGGCCATCATCATCTTAAATTTCCTCagtaaaaaaaccaaaaaaaaaaagttaaaaagaattgaattctttttttttttttcgagaaaaagaaacacgccACATTCCCTCACTGGCGGgtgtgtgtcttttttcttcttttaaacaaaacaagaagaagaaaaaatctgaaagaagaagaagacgaagaataaaagaagataatGAGCGCCGGCTAATAAGCACGTGTGGAGGATGGAACTGGTGGTATAAGTTCGAGAGCTTGCGCTTGCGCCGATGCCTGGGCCGATCTGCATAATCAAAAGCTAATACTGACGAGGcactagagagagaaagagagagagagagaggttacTAATTACCCCTCCCTCTACTctggcttctctctctctcttaacaTGGGCGGTGCATGGCGGGGAGAGATTCGGctaggaaataaaaaagcctcACGGGGGTTTCTAGTAGCCAACCGTCGTCGTCCCGGCAGACGTAAACACACCATCAATGTACTatggtggtgctggtgctgTGCTATGGTGTGATGGTGGTTAAGGTGGCGCAGTTAGACCCATCGACTCTTTTTGGGCTTCCAAAAAGGTCTGGCCCGATCATCTTCCACTGGATTTCTGCCCGACGGGCtccgatcatcatcatcatcaatataATTAGCCTAATAATCATCAGCAGCCCAGAactttaagaaaaatatataaaatgggAGGAGttgctgaagaaaagaaaaagaaaaaaccttcgACCCTGGCGCGCTCTCTGCGCTAAaagggcgtgtgtgtgtgtgtgtcggacgGTGTGTTCgaggctctttttttctctctccaccgTCTTATACTACTCCGGCCACGatacaaacaacaacagcaacaacaacaaccagaagaaaaagaagaaagtttaaTTAGCATAGGGGGGTCCCTTTGAAGCGCCAggctctttttcttcgttagcATTAACATATTTTCCAATACCAACGCAGAGAGCCCCCATTAGATACGAATAGACGATGAATTGTTTTCAAGCGACAACACCAAGTTAACAACaaccgaaagaaaaagtttttaaaacatttttctttttcttttttttttttcgtttttaataatgatgatggtggtgatgatgatgaacgacTCCAAGAGGAAATAACCGATGCCGTACACTGGGCCGCCAACCGTTGGCGTCGCTTTTGCTCCGGCTCCCGCCTcggtatataataataatgatgatgaccGTAATGGCCGATGATGAAAAACACGGTGCAGTtcaatggaaaacaaaaatagaaaatagaaaaaaaaatcttctgaaaaaagaaaaaaaaacggtggtGGTTGGCGGAGGCACGCGCCTCTCTTGGCGAACGATCGACACGATGCGTGTGCTACCCGCCCGCCCGTCTATAAACACATCCTCACCAGCGGCGTCATCTCTCACGATGGGGGTCATGAATATTCATCgagtctccttttttttttttttctatacgtGTGACGTgctgcttgctgctgctgatgcccagctctctctctctctctgtggtgTCTATTCTTTTCGTTTGGTTTTTATGGTTTTAATTCCCATCGACTCCGATTAAGGCGAGAGGGCAAGGGAAGAGCTCAAGGTGAAATCACGACTTGTTTTACTTGGttacaacaagaaagaaattccTGATTTTGATTAACGCCGTGGGAGGGTGCCGTAGTAAAGTTCTCTTctcctcaaaaaaaaaaaaaaatcacaagaatcaaataaattacGTGCCGAAACTATCACAATATGAATATTCATATCTTCCACCCCAAAAAATCGAAACTTTATGATAGTCAATTCATCTACGGCACAGTTTATCATCAACCACCACtaccgaaaaagaagaagaagaagaacgatgTGGTCTGGCCTGGCTGTTGAAACAAATGAGCTCTCGGTGGTTTGGTCAACGCCAGTGTAAATGTTACTCAACTGGTCGGTTGCCTAATTGGTCCCCCAACCATTAAGTGTCAGAAGCAGCAACATGCCTATTTGGGTGCAGTAAACGAGTCCTGGAACAGGAATCCGGAGAATGTccaatccttttttcttttctctcaaacggaaaagaaaaagaaaaaagaaaaaaaaaaaaagaaaatgagttgtCCGTTTGCCGGATGATGAACGACCACACGTCGCCCATCAACTCGTGTCCGTAATACCTGCGTTACCTCCTTCCAACTGTTACACACATGTCGGAGGAAAAGGGAGGGGGCAATGGTGGAAAAACTCCGTCAGGGAGGAGGAGACAAACGCCTCCTTTTATTAtcacggaagaagaaaaaaaaaataataaaaacccaaGGTGCTGGTGTGTGGATAGGGGGGCCTATAACATGGAAGGAGGTACGAAAAAGAGTtcttttgggagaaaaaaaatgaatagtaAGAAGGGGGATTCTTGTGATGAGGATGCCGCTCCTTGTATTGGTTAATCTTCCTTCTATTTCATCCTAACGATGGCTTGCGTTCCCGATGTTGCATCTCAACATCTTCGTGTTATCAAAGAACTTTGCGTGTCTGAggtgaggggaaaaaaaaacgagagtcTCTCCCTACACTGTAAAGGAGTCATTGATCTCTCAGGTGCTGCCCACCTCCTACAATCTTGCTCCTATTTGGGTCTTGGGACACGCCCTTAAACGATCGACACCTCGTCCGTCTCACCGAGAGATCCAGCCGCCGATAGATTGCGCCGCAAGTGCACAACCGAGCTAGGAGAcgagacaaataaaataaaaagaggctCGTCTGTTTGTCGAATTATATCCGTTGCGATtccaagaaataaaacataaaacagaacaaaacaaaacaaatcaaatcaaattcgaGAGAAAACCCACCGAAAATAGAAAGCCCAAACCTCAACCATCACGGCAGCTACAACAGATAACGGCTTGGGAGGTGACGTCCGTTTCCGGATAATTCGCCGACCCACAAAATCGGCCAAAATAATATTCCTCgtcgtttctatttgatttttaaaagagagtctatgaaaaaaagatgatggcgtatctcttctttctcttctggcAATTTCATCAACTCTTTGAGTTTTCAATTCCAATATTCGGTAGAGCGAGGGGGAAGGGGAGAGACCCGGGGTAATGCGTCagaagaagaacgaagaaCGAAGAAGAgtagggaaaaaagagagagatgcgGAATAGAATCAAAAGAATTGCCTCGAAACGTTCCgcaatacaaaagaaaagagagagagagaaaggaaatgttttgtttttttcgcttgATATCCTTtgatatgtttttgttttcttcgtttggtttggttttgtttcccCTTGATCCATTTCCCCCCGTGAACTTCTCAGattgggaaaaataaaaatgacaagACGTAAAGAATTCCggaatttattcaaaaaaagaagaagaagaagggaaagatCCTgccaatgaaaatgtttccaaGTTTCCTGGTCGCCGTGTGTGTTGATTGCACACGGCGGCATTGCGCGCGCAATCACAAAAGTGATCGAGCACATCTCTCCTCTCCGACCTATGGCGACATCTTCCATGTCTTTGCCTATACACACAGCCGTCGCCCAAACAATCGATTTGCCCAGACTTTTATTACAAAGCCTCATCAAAAGTTATTGATGTTACGGtcatttgttgattttttttgtcagAGTTAGTTGGAAAAAAAGTTCCCGAGCCAACCCTCGGCGACcacaaaagaaggaagaaaaaatgacgCCAAAGGGTGGAGGGGTAGTAGAAGAAATAATATGTAAATTTGATTGGCGAATGCAAAAACGGGAGAGGAGAAAGGCGCATGGGTGCGTGTGTGTTGTGGTTGGATGCTGAGGAACGGGGAGTGGGGTGGTTGGAAATAAGGGAGGAGGCCcatggaaaagagaaaaaacaaaatcgataTAAGCGACGTCCATGTGTAACGCCTGTGTGTACgacggaagaagaaggggggttGCGCGTAGAACTCAA includes the following:
- the LOC124316106 gene encoding LOW QUALITY PROTEIN: pleckstrin homology domain-containing family G member 1-like (The sequence of the model RefSeq protein was modified relative to this genomic sequence to represent the inferred CDS: inserted 2 bases in 1 codon), which encodes MTTESESVSAGHFNLDESLDAVAATCGGSVTGAAAATPSGASAAAAGSGSPSRRPRSSATVNSDLHHLRHSGDSGDSGVSSPGPPSSEASEQKHSGEEEKEEDADEEDDRGSDNLSYRDRVVMEVVESETVYVRDLQQVVEGYLYFWRDEGERAPLSPEQAVALFGNVDDIYRFNSQFLTQLQSYGLDPVEVARCFVRNNSGFTIYTDYCTNYPRKVSVLTDLMRNEAASRACHERQTQLQHTLPLGSYLLKPVQRILKYHLLLQNIVKHCDRSQTPGYTDIIVALSAMTGIAHHINDMKRKHEHAVRVQEVQSLXWTYGELVAEGSFRMYGAKAPRHVFLLDRMLLIVKRKENGTLGYKVHIMCSNLILIESVPGEPLSFHVIPFDNPRQQYTLEARNLEQKREWALQLKRVILENYDAVIPHHARQLVLQLGQDQRCNQERPASNS